One region of Primulina huaijiensis isolate GDHJ02 unplaced genomic scaffold, ASM1229523v2 scaffold24871, whole genome shotgun sequence genomic DNA includes:
- the LOC140967230 gene encoding uncharacterized protein, with product MTNGCVRSSQHVCRSKVIPHNNIHHWSMDITLLHQRLEILLMLHPFLCYHSHLSGTKYYPLELARPELKLAGAGLMENLIHGVESMSSNLFRVQRLQWRKLFGAVMRIGRCGMPFLPMLILSPFTSANKIKKPILFIHGEEDNNPGTLAMQVESCVFAACHTFKIFIFNWKNSDRSFNALKGHGALCRLVIYPSH from the exons ATGACTAATGGTTGCGTTCGAAGCTCGCAACATGTGTGTCGATCAAAGGTCATTCCACACAATAAC ATTCATCATTGGTCAATGGATATTACCCTCCTCCACCAGAGATTAGAGATATTGTTGATGCTCCACCCCTTCCTATGCTATCATTCTCACCTCTCAGGGACAAAATACTATCCCTTAGAATTGGCAAGACCTGAGTTGAAGCTAGCTGGTGCAGGATTGATGGAAAATCTAATTCACGGAGTCGAAT CTATGTCAAGCAACTTGTTTCGAGTGCAGAGGCTGCAGTGGAGGAAGTTATTCGGCGCAGT AATGAGGATAGGACGCTGTGGGATGCCATTTCTACCTATGTTAATATTGAGTCCATTCACATCGgctaataaaattaaaaagccTATTCTGTTTATCCACGGAGAGGAAGACAACAATCCAGGAACCTTGGCAATGCAGGTAGAATCATGTGTATTTGCTGCGTGTCATACATTTAAGATCTTCATCTTCAATTGGAAAAAT TCAGATCGGTCCTTTAACGCTTTGAAAGGCCATGGTGCGCTTTGTCGCCTGGTTATCTATCCTTCCCATTGA
- the LOC140967282 gene encoding uncharacterized protein, producing the protein MASFLCSTRFFILLFLLSALPIAYIIRSETSEPATHVYHYHSGGWLRECAKWDQLNHRFIVSFFEGGLGVVPVDQDHAPGSVLREEVVVENTDLGKNSSLGLVVDRPRNRVVVAIADVFGNRYSALAAYDLTTWRRIFLTQLSRPEGEKTFADDVAVDPEGNAYVTDTSGSKIWKVGVNGEFLYTIESSLFAQKEWYKKLFGLNGIVYHPNGYLLVIHTFSGKLFKIEIGKEDQVKLVNIIGGSLKFGDGLELVSSTKLVVAGNPSKLLESSDDWETAGVVGKFSGATHRLVTAATVKDDKVYLSHIVGLGYPKRKHVLVEAVFSS; encoded by the exons ATGGCTTCCTTCTTGTGTTCCACCAGATTCTTCATCCTCCTCTTCCTCCTCTCCGCGCTTCCCATAGCCTACATCATACGTTCCGAGACCTCGGAGCCCGCCACCCACGTGTACCACTACCACAGCGGTGGATGGCTCCGGGAGTGCGCCAAGTGGGACCAGCTCAACCACCGATTCATCGTCTCCTTCTTCGAGGGCGGTCTCGGGGTGGTCCCGGTGGACCAAGACCATGCTCCGGGGTCTGTTCTTCGGGAGGAGGTTGTGGTCGAGAACACTGACCTGGGGAAGAATTCGTCTCTCGGGCTCGTCGTGGATCGACCCAGGAATCGCGTGGTGGTGGCCATCGCCGACGTGTTCGGAAACCGATACAGTGCGCTGGCGGCGTATGATCTGACCACGTGGCGGCGGATTTTTCTCACCCAACTCAGCCGACCAG AAGGTGAAAAAACTTTCGCGGATGATGTAGCTGTTGATCCTGAGGGAAATGCATATGTAACCGATACATCAGGAAGCAAGATTTGGAAGGTTGGAGTGAATGGAGAATTCCTGTACACCATTGAGAGCTCCCTTTTTGCTCAAAAGGAGTGGTACAAGAAATTGTTTGGACTCAATGGAATTGTCTACCATCCGAACGGATATTTATTAGTCATTCACACTTTCTCCGGTAAACTATTCAAGATTGAAATAGGAAAAGAAGATCAGGTTAAGCTGGTCAATATAATTGGAGGTTCCCTAAAATTTGGAGATGGATTGGAGCTCGTATCTTCCACGAAGCTGGTGGTTGCAGGAAACCCTTCAAAACTTCTCGAAAGTTCTGATGATTGGGAGACGGCTGGTGTAGTGGGCAAGTTCAGTGGTGCAACTCATCGTTTGGTTACAGCTGCAACAGTGAAGGATGACAAGGTATATTTAAGCCACATAGTTGGTTTGGGGTATCCTAAGCGGAAACATGTGTTGGTTGAGGCTGTTTTTTCTTCATGA
- the LOC140967311 gene encoding ATP-dependent Clp protease proteolytic subunit 5, chloroplastic, giving the protein MGAFLLSGGTKGKRYSLPNSRIMIHQPLGGAQGGQTDIDIQANEMLHHKANLNGYLAYHTGQSLEKINQDTDRDFFMSAKEAKEYGLIDGVISNPLKAFQPLAAAAEGN; this is encoded by the exons ATGGGAGCTTTCCTGTTAAGTGGTGGTACTAAAG GAAAAAGATACAGCCTTCCTAACTCAAGGATAATGATCCATCAGCCTTTAGGTGGCGCACAGGGTGGGCAGACTGACATAGATATTCAG GCTAATGAAATGCTACATCACAAAGCGAATTTGAATGGTTACTTGGCCTACCACACTGGTCAAAGCCTTGAAAAGATCAACCAAGACACTGATCGTGACTTTTTCATGAGTGCTAAAGAGGCCAAAGAATATGGGCTTATAGATGGTGTTATCTCGAATCCTCTTAAAGCCTTCCAGCCCCTTGCAGCTGCTGCCGAAGGAAACTAG